Part of the bacterium genome, AGCAGGTCGGTCGCCGCGGCCAGCAGCATCATGCCCAGGGCGGCGAACAGCGTCAGGGGGTAGAAGTCGGCTCGGTAGCGCCCGTCGCGCTCGAACATGCTGGTCGCGTAGACCGTCGTGAGCATGGCGATCGTCACGGTCAGCAGGTTGAAGAAGCGGCTGAAGCGGTCGGCCGCCAGCATGCCGCCCAGCAGGGTCGCGCCGCGCGGTTCGGCGGGCGCCGCGCCCTGGGCCGCCGCGGCGCCCAGCAGCACCAGCAGCGTCAGCAGCGACAGGTGGTCGCGGCGCCGGCCGCCCGAGAAGGCGTCCACGAGCATCACGGCCAGGCCGCCGACGGCCAGCACGAGGTAGGGCGCCAGCACGGGCAGTTCGGCGCCGAGCGTCACCGGGGTCGGGCCGTTCATCGGTCCCCCTTCAGCGCCGCGACCGCGGCGGCGGGCTGGTCGGCCGGCACCTGGAGGGCCAACCCGTAGTTGGATTCGGTCTGCCGGAGCGCGGCGACGGGCGCCAGGATCCGCTCCAGCGAGGGTTCCAGCCTCTCCAGCAGCGGCGCGGGGTGCACGCCCAGCGCCACGATCATGACCAGGATGGGCAGCAGCACGGCCCACTCGCGCAGGCTGAGGTCCGGCAGGCCCCGGTTGCGCTCGCCGAGCTTGCCCAGGAACACGCGCTGGTACATCCAGAGCATGTAGATGGCGCCCAGCACGACGCCGGTGGCCGCCAGGGCCGTGAGCAGGCGCGCGTGGGGCAGCAGCCCGCTGCCGAAGGTGCCGAACAGGATCAGGAATTCGCCGGTGAAGCCGCAGAGCCCGGGCAGGCCGATGCTGGCCAGGGTCACGAACAGGAAGACCGCGGCGAAGCACGGCATCGCGTGGGCGAGGCCGCCGAACTCGGCGATCATCCGGGTGTGGCGCCGCTCGTAGATGATGCCGACCAGGAGGAAGAGCGCCCCGGTCGACAGGCCGTGGGCCAGCATCTGGACCACGCCGCCCGCGGCGCCGGTCGTCGTCAGGCTGAACAGGCCCAGCACCACGAAGCCCAGGTGGCTGACGCTCGAGTAGGCCACGAGCTTCTTGACGTCCTGCTGGACCATGGCCACCAGCGCCCCGTAGACGATCCCGATCACCGCCAGCCAGGCGAGCCAGGGACCCAGCGCCAGCGCGGCTTCGGGGAAGAGCGGGATCGCGAAGCGCAGCAGGCCGTAGGTGCCCATCTTCAGCAGGATGCCCGCCAGGATGACCGAGCCGGCGGTCGGCGCTTCGACGTGGGCGTCGGGCAGCCAGGTGTGGAAGGGGAACAGGGGCACCTTGATCGCGAAGGCCAGGGCGAAGGCGGCGAACAGCCACGACTGCTGACCGCGCGACAGCTCGAGCTGCAGGAAGTCGGCCAGCGCCATGCTGCCCGCCTGCTGGTAGC contains:
- a CDS encoding NADH-quinone oxidoreductase subunit M, translated to MAFITDHILTWVAFAPALGAVLVLAAGRTPGAARRLALGAALVDFVLSLHLLRYFETGNGADQFVEHAPWLAGGKIAYSLGLDGVSLWLVLLTTFLGPLVILSAWRAIAERVREAMAFLLLLQTAMIGTFLARDMLLFYVFWEAMLIPMYFLIGIWGGERRVYAAVKFFLFTMVGSVFMLVAILWCYQQAGSMALADFLQLELSRGQQSWLFAAFALAFAIKVPLFPFHTWLPDAHVEAPTAGSVILAGILLKMGTYGLLRFAIPLFPEAALALGPWLAWLAVIGIVYGALVAMVQQDVKKLVAYSSVSHLGFVVLGLFSLTTTGAAGGVVQMLAHGLSTGALFLLVGIIYERRHTRMIAEFGGLAHAMPCFAAVFLFVTLASIGLPGLCGFTGEFLILFGTFGSGLLPHARLLTALAATGVVLGAIYMLWMYQRVFLGKLGERNRGLPDLSLREWAVLLPILVMIVALGVHPAPLLERLEPSLERILAPVAALRQTESNYGLALQVPADQPAAAVAALKGDR